A part of Manduca sexta isolate Smith_Timp_Sample1 chromosome 10, JHU_Msex_v1.0, whole genome shotgun sequence genomic DNA contains:
- the LOC115444173 gene encoding transcription initiation factor TFIID subunit 9 — translation MSEKDKSKANTQTKHIPKDAQVIMSIMKEVGVTDYEPRVVNQLLEFTYRYVTSVLDDARVFANHAKKKTIDLDDVRLSVQMQLDKSFTNPPPREVLLEVARVKNVNPLPLIKPHCGLRLPPDRYCLSACNYRLKPATKKAIAKTTITPTPTIKTMPTPKPPPSQQNVVVKRPPGAIVNVSAGKPNIIPKPVLKFSSGSKVVKPAVRVTAGPSAQAPIKMETDDTMPQKRKREDDDYDV, via the exons atgtcaGAAAAAGATAAATCTAAGGCAAACACGCAAACAAAACACATACCAAAAGATGCGCAAGTGATAATGTCGATCATGAAGGAAGTTGGTGTGACGGATTACGAGCCACGAGTAGTGAACCAGCTTCTTGAATTTACCTACCGCTACGTGACTTCAGTATTGGACGACGCGAGGGTGTTCGCCAACCACGCGAAGAAGAAGACGATAGACCTTGACGACGTGCGGTTATCAGTGCAGATGCAGTTGGATAAGTCATTTACGAACCCGCCGCCGCGCGAGGTGTTGTTAGAAGTAGCAAGGGTCAAGAATGTTAATCCACTGCCGTTAATTAAACCCCACTGTGGCTTAAGGCTGCCTCCTGATCG TTACTGCCTCTCCGCCTGCAACTATCGCCTAAAGCCAGCCACAAAGAAAGCTATAGCTAAGACAACAATCACCCCCACTCCTACTATAAAGACAATGCCTACACCCAAGCCGCCTCCAAGCCAGCAGAATGTAGTGGTGAAGAGACCGCCTGGAGCCATTGTCAATGTATCTGCAGGGAAACCTAATATTATACCCAAACCTGTGTTGAAATTTTCTTCTGGGAGTaag GTAGTGAAACCAGCCGTGAGGGTCACAGCGGGACCTTCAGCACAAGCACCAATCAAAATGGAAACCGATGACACCATGCCACAGAAACGGAAGCGTGAAGATGATGATTACGATGTCTAG
- the LOC115444201 gene encoding hydroxyacyl-coenzyme A dehydrogenase, mitochondrial — MIQFGIIARNFSSSSAVQSAIKNVTVIGGGLMGSGIAQVSAQAGQNVTLVDVSSDVLAKAQKSIGTNLGRVAKKVYKDNPAEGEKFVAESLGRIKTLTDPAEAAKSADLVVEAIVENMEVKHKLFKQLDGVAPSHTIFASNTSSLSINEIASVVNRKDKFGGLHFFNPVPVMKLLEVVRGAETNDATYQAMMSWGKSVGKTCITCKDTPGFVVNRLLVPYICEAIRLFERGDASARDIDIAMKLGAGYPMGPLELADYVGLDTNKFILDGWHKKYPDQPLFNPIPLLDKLVSEGKLGVKSGEGFYKYDKK, encoded by the exons ATGATCCAATTCGGCATTATTGCTAGAAACTTTTCTAGTTCTTCTGCAGTACAAAGTGCAATCAAAAATGTTACCGTTATTGGAGGTGGATTAATGGGATCCGGCATCGCTCAG GTGTCGGCCCAAGCCGGACAAAATGTTACACTGGTGGACGTCAGCTCCGATGTGCTGGCCAAAGCCCAGAAGTCAATCGGCACGAACTTGGGCCGAGTCGCCAAGAAGGTCTACAAAGACAATCCTGCAGAGGGAGAGAAGTTCGTGGCCGAGTCCCTGGGCAGGATCAAGACACTAACAGACCCTGCTGAGGCTGCCAAGTCAGCAGATTTAGTTGTTGAGGCCATTGTTGAGAACATGGAGGTCAAGCACAAACTGTTCAAACAGCTGGATGGG GTTGCACCGAGCCACACAATTTTTGCCTCAAACACCTCGTCACTGTCAATTAATGAGATTGCATCCGTAGTCAATAGGAAAGACAA ATTTGGTGGTCTCCACTTCTTTAACCCTGTGCCAGTAATGAAACTACTGGAAGTGGTTCGTGGAGCTGAAACAAACGATGCCACATACCAAGCCATGATGTCTTGGGGCAAGTCCGTGGGCAAGACTTGCATCACATGCAAGGACACCCCTGGATTTGTGGTGAACAGGCTGCTTGTCCCATATATATGCGAGGCTATTAGGTTATTTGAAAGAG GTGATGCATCCGCCCGTGACATCGATATCGCGATGAAGCTTGGAGCTGGGTACCCCATGGGACCCTTGGAGCTGGCCGACTATGTAGGTCTGGACACCAACAAATTCATCCTGGATGGATGGCACAAGAAGTACCCTGACCAGCCCTTGTTTAACCCTATCCCATTGCTAGACAAACTGGTGTCTGAGGGGAAACTAGGTGTTAAGAGTGGTGAGGGATTCTACAAGTATgacaagaaataa